One window of Erinaceus europaeus chromosome 6, mEriEur2.1, whole genome shotgun sequence genomic DNA carries:
- the ASB13 gene encoding ankyrin repeat and SOCS box protein 13 — MDRRMDACFLGDVGFWVERTPVHEAAQRGESLQLQRLIESGACVNQVTVDSITPLHAASLQGQAQCVQLLLAAGAQVDARNIDGSTPLCDACASGSIECVRLLLSHGAKVNPPLYTASPLHEACMSGSSECVRLLIDVGANLEAHDCHFGTPLHVACAREHLDCVKVLLKAGANVNAAKLHETALHHAAKVKNVDLIEMLVEFGGNIYARDNRGKKPSDYTWGSSASAKCLEFYEKTPLSLSQLCRVSLRRVVGVGGLEKIAKLDIPPRLINYLSYS; from the exons ATGGATCGCCGCATGGACGCCTGCTTCCTGGGCGACGTgg GCTTCTGGGTGGAGCGGACGCCGGTGCACGAGGCGGCCCAGCGGGGCGAGAGCCTGCAGCTGCAGCGGCTGATCGAGAGCGGTGCCTGCGTCAACCAGGTCACGGTGGACTCCATCACGCCGCTGCACGCCGCCAGCCTGCAGGGCCAGGCCCAGTGCGTTCAGCTGCTGCTGGCGGCAGGGGCGCAG GTGGACGCGCGCAACATCGATGGCAGCACGCCTCTGTGTGACGCCTGCGCCTCGGGCAGCATCGAGTGTGTGAGGCTCCTGCTCTCCCACGGGGCCAAGGTCAACCCGCCCCTGTACACCGCCTCCCCCCTGCACGAGGCCTGCATGAGCG GAAGCTCTGAGTGCGTGAGGCTGCTCATCGACGTCGGGGCCAACCTGGAAGCACACGACTGCCACTTTGGGACGCCTCTGCATGTGGCCTGCGCCCGGGAGCACCTGGACTGCGTCAAGGTGCTGCTCAAGGCAG GGGCCAACGTGAACGCAGCCAAACTGCATGAGACGGCCCTGCACCACGCTGCCAAGGTGAAGAACGTGGACCTCATTGAGATGCTTGTGGAGTTCGGGGGCAACATCTACGCTCGAGACAATCGGGGCAAGAAGCCCTCAGATTACACGTGGGGCAGCAGCGCCTCTGCCAAGTGCCTGGAGTTCTATGAAA AGACGCCCCTGAGTCTGTCTCAGCTCTGCCGAGTGAGCCTGAGGAGGGTGGTGGGCGTTGGGGGCCTGGAGAAGATCGCCAAGCTGGACATCCCGCCTCGGCTCATCAACTACCTCTCCTACAGCTGA